The following proteins are encoded in a genomic region of Liolophura sinensis isolate JHLJ2023 chromosome 7, CUHK_Ljap_v2, whole genome shotgun sequence:
- the LOC135471090 gene encoding protein zyg-11 homolog B-like, which yields MMFGPSVPSLQNCCVSFICENISALCETHGSGDDPGKQLRLRNSEVYFHGNISERILETLSEKGNLNDETLSFFDPDVTCLRKVCIKDAPVSTRGLRVLKSHKISELEVIGLKNVTVNDLIGCLGEWTLSNLRSLNVSNSTFINSSKFCVIVSLTKLRNLQSLNVSNTEFNRHGLDIIAEDLPNLEKLDISGTLINDISPLRKLKDRLRSLSMYNLRASHTEEVVPVLCELTKLCQLDVSDDMSMQPFVNFQPVKFRIRDLLMRECDLPELRSLDISGKEGLKEDLLRAYVVSHPKLQFLGLALTNACEWPLFADQLCPTFGREILVTGEANERQILESLRRYPGRSAYVQKALFNLFTLTHGMVEPREDIIELIVTGMGQHPKQLSVQMAATACLYNLSKGESGLRVHPSCLRRVVDLTLLAMENFPNHQQLQKNALLTLCSDRILQDVNFDRFRCAKLVMECLCSFDDLSMSRMAVAICSILAAKISTEQTSILGAKGRYMKKLLKIVEDKIHASSIDMTLKFTLSALWNLTDESPPTCHMFLSEGGLELFIHVLQKVHDLEEDPRVHVQTKVLGLVNNIAEVKTLRQALMREDFIMLAKRLLKVQDIDVSYFAAGIIAHLASDGEQAWLIAGTDREDILRDLGETVREWQQPQGEMVAYRSFSPFFPLLNCYDMPSVQLWASWAIQHVVTRNGKRYCPMLVKEGGVELLRQMVANPKTEATVVTTLTNILSLLKEHVRDFQ from the exons ATGATGTTTGGTCCATCAGTTCCATCGCTACAGAACTGCTGTGTTAGCTTCATATGTGAAAACATATCTGCACTTTGTGAGACCCATGGCTCTGGAGATGACCCAGGAAAACAGCTCCGACTGAGAAACTCAGAAGTTTATTTCCATGGAAACATCTCTGAACGGATTCTTGAGACGTTGAGCGAAAAAGGAAATCTTAATGACGAAACTTTGTCCTTCTTTGATCCAGATGTCACATGTCTGAGAAAAGTCTGTATAAAGGATGCTCCAGTATCAACCAGAGGACTACGAGTTCTTAAATCACACAAAATTTCAGAACTAGAAGTGATTGGCCTAAAGAATGTGACTGTCAATGACTTGATTGGATGTCTTGGTGAATGGACATTGTCCAATTTAAGATCCTTGAATGTGAGTAACAGCACCTTTATCAACAGTTCCAAATTCTGTGTAATTGTCTCACTGACAAAGCTGCGAAACTTACAGAGCTTAAATGTTAGTAATACAGAATTCAACAGACATGGCTTGGATATTATTGCCGAGGATTTGCCAAATCTAGAAAAACTGGATATATCAGGTACTTTAATCAACGACATTTCACCCCTGAGAAAGTTGAAAGACCGCTTACGCTCACTGTCCATGTACAACTTAAGAGCTTCTCATACAGAAGAAGTGGTGCCAGTGCTGTGTGAACTGACAAAGTTGTGTCAACTGGATGTGTCGGATGACATGTCCATGCAGCCATTTGTTAACTTTCAACCAGTGAAATTTAGAATTCGAGATTTACTGATGAGGGAATGCGATCTTCCAGAGCTTAGATCATTGGACATTTCGGGCAAAGAGGGACTCAAGGAAGATTTATTAAG AGCCTATGTGGTATCGCATCCCAAGCTACAGTTTTTGGGATTAGCTTTGACGAATGCCTGTGAATGGCCACTGTTTGCAGATCAGCTATGTCCTACATTTGGTAGAGAAATTCTG GTAACAGGTGAGGCTAATGAACGTCAGATACTAGAGTCGCTCCGACGTTATCCAGGCCGCTCAGCATATGTCCAGAAAGCCTTGTTTAACCTCTTTACCTTGACCCATGGTATGGTGGAGCCTAGAGAAGACATTATAGAG CTAATTGTGACAGGCATGGGCCAACATCCCAAGCAGCTGAGTGTCCAAATGGCGGCAACGGCCTGTCTCTACAACCTATCAAAAGGGGAATCTGGGCTCCGTGTGCATCCATCGTGCCTGAGGAGAGTTGTTGACTTGACACTTCTAGCTATGGAAAATTTTCCTAATCACCAACAG CTTCAGAAGAACGCCTTGCTCACATTGTGCAGTGACAGAATCCTACAGGATGTG AACTTTGATAGGTTCCGCTGTGCCAAACTGGTGATGGAATGCCTTTGCTCCTTTGATGATCTTTCAATGTCGAGAATGGCTGTAGCCATTTGCTCAATTCTGGCGGCAAAG ATATCCACAGAACAGACGTCAATTCTGGGAGCCAAAGGGCGTTACATgaagaaattacttaaaatcgTGGAGGACAAGATTCATGCTAGTTCTATTGATATGACCCTCAAGTTTACTCTCAGTGCCCTCTGGAATCTCACAG ATGAGTCTCCACCCACGTGTCATATGTTCCTCAGCGAAGGAGGGTTGGAACTCTTCATACATGTGCTGCAG AAAGTTCATGACCTTGAAGAAGATCCACGGGTACATGTGCAGACTAAAGTATTAGGTTTAGTG AATAACATCGCTGAGGTGAAGACATTAAGGCAGGCCTTGATGAGAGAAGACTTCATTATGTTGGCAAA GCGCTTGCTGAAGGTACAGGACATAGATGTGAGCTATTTTGCAGCTGGCATTATAGCTCATTTGGCCAGTGATGGAGAACAGGCCTGGCTGATAGCCGGCACTGACAGAGAAGATATTTTGAGAGACCTG GGAGAGACTGTCCGTGAATGGCAGCAGCCCCAGGGAGAAATGGTGGCATACAG GTCTTTCAGTCCCTTCTTTCCCCTTCTTAACTGCTATGATATGCCTTCAGTACAACTTTGGGCATCATGGGCCATTCAACATGTAGTCACCAGAAATG GGAAGCGTTATTGCCCAATGCTGGTAAAGGAGGGAGGAGTGGAGTTGCTGCGTCAGATGGTAGCTAACCCAAAGACAGAGGCTACAGTTGTTACTACTCTCACAAACATACTGAGCCTGCTGAAGGAACATGTCAGAGATTTCCAATGA